A single region of the Streptomyces vilmorinianum genome encodes:
- a CDS encoding sigma factor-like helix-turn-helix DNA-binding protein, whose product MGDRQDGREGQPHSRTRQFEAFVAGAAGRLLHAATLLTAETRARNPRAQALLTASLAHTYAQWDRLRGEDPYDLTRADLATRFARTARRHQRGRGGILSALSPQERLVVVLRLYEGVAEEQTAALLGLPEDRIRALCARSVSALRDRQGRIAS is encoded by the coding sequence GTGGGAGATCGACAGGACGGCCGGGAGGGCCAACCGCATTCCCGCACCCGGCAGTTCGAGGCGTTCGTGGCGGGGGCGGCGGGACGGCTGCTGCATGCCGCGACGCTGCTCACCGCCGAGACCCGGGCGCGCAACCCCCGCGCCCAGGCGCTGCTGACCGCCTCCCTCGCGCACACCTACGCCCAGTGGGACCGGCTGCGCGGCGAGGATCCGTACGACCTCACCCGCGCCGACCTCGCCACCCGCTTCGCCCGCACCGCGCGTCGGCACCAGCGCGGCCGGGGCGGCATCCTGTCCGCGCTCAGCCCGCAGGAGCGTCTCGTCGTGGTGCTGCGGCTGTACGAGGGTGTGGCCGAGGAGCAGACGGCGGCCCTGCTCGGGCTGCCCGAGGACCGGATCCGGGCCCTGTGCGCCCGGTCCGTTTCGGCGCTGCGGGACCGGCAGGGAAGGATCGCCTCATGA
- a CDS encoding cystathionine gamma-synthase, translating to MSDEHIHQSFETRAIHAGNTADPLTGAVVPPIYQVSTYKQDGVGGLRGGYEYSRSANPTRTALEENLAALEGGRRGLAFASGLAAEDCLLRTVLYPGAHVVIPNDAYGGTFRLFAKVVQRWGADFSVADTSDIESVRAAINERTKLIWVETPSNPLLGITDIAAVADVARTAGAKLVVDNTFASPYLQQPLSLGADVVVHSLTKYMGGHSDVVGGALVTADETLGEELAYHQNAMGAVAGPFDSWIVLRGIKTLAVRMDRHSENATKVAEMLTQHPKVTQVLYPGLPEHPGHEIAAKQMKAFGGMISFRVVGGEEAAVEVCNRAKLFTLGESLGGVESLIEHPGRMTHASVAGSALEVPADLVRLSVGIENVDDLLADLRQALG from the coding sequence ATGAGCGACGAGCACATCCACCAGAGCTTCGAGACCCGCGCGATCCACGCGGGCAACACCGCCGACCCGCTGACCGGCGCGGTCGTCCCGCCGATCTACCAGGTGTCCACCTACAAGCAGGACGGCGTGGGCGGGCTGCGCGGCGGTTACGAGTACAGCCGGAGCGCCAACCCCACCCGTACCGCCCTCGAGGAGAACCTCGCGGCGCTGGAGGGCGGCCGGCGCGGACTCGCCTTCGCCTCGGGTCTCGCCGCCGAGGACTGCCTGCTGCGGACGGTCCTCTACCCCGGCGCCCATGTGGTCATCCCCAACGACGCCTACGGTGGCACCTTCCGGCTCTTCGCCAAGGTCGTCCAGCGCTGGGGTGCGGACTTCTCCGTCGCCGACACCTCCGACATCGAGTCCGTGCGCGCCGCGATCAACGAGCGTACGAAGCTGATCTGGGTCGAGACCCCGTCGAACCCGCTGCTCGGCATCACCGACATCGCGGCCGTCGCGGACGTGGCCCGTACGGCGGGGGCGAAGCTGGTCGTCGACAACACCTTCGCCTCGCCGTACCTCCAGCAGCCGCTGTCGCTCGGCGCGGACGTCGTCGTGCACTCGCTGACCAAGTACATGGGCGGCCACTCGGACGTCGTCGGCGGCGCGCTGGTGACGGCCGACGAGACGCTCGGCGAGGAACTGGCGTACCACCAGAACGCGATGGGCGCGGTCGCCGGCCCGTTCGACTCCTGGATCGTGCTGCGCGGCATCAAGACGCTCGCCGTCCGGATGGACCGGCACAGCGAGAACGCGACCAAGGTCGCGGAGATGCTGACCCAGCACCCGAAGGTCACCCAGGTCCTCTACCCGGGGCTGCCGGAGCACCCGGGCCACGAGATCGCCGCGAAGCAGATGAAGGCCTTCGGCGGCATGATCTCCTTCCGCGTCGTGGGCGGCGAGGAAGCGGCCGTCGAGGTCTGCAACCGCGCGAAGCTCTTCACCCTGGGCGAGTCCCTGGGCGGTGTCGAGTCCCTGATCGAGCACCCGGGCCGGATGACGCACGCGAGCGTGGCGGGCTCGGCCCTGGAGGTCCCGGCCGACCTGGTCCGGCTCTCCGTGGGCATCGAGAACGTGGACGACCTGCTGGCGGACCTGCGCCAGGCGCTGGGCTAG